The Lysinibacillus irui sequence AGTTTGGTTTGCGCAAGCGTATTAATATCGTTTGAACACCCTCCTATTTTGTAGGAGGGTGTTGTTGTTAAGTGGAAATTCTACTCGAGCAGCTAAGTTTTCATCAAGATTATGTTAAAATAAAGGACGTTATGACTTGAATTTCCTAAAGAAATGAGGACATGCATGGCGAATGTACAAGCATTATTCAATAACTATCTTAATATCAAATTCAATCGAGGATTACCAGCTGTTCCAATGGAGGACTTTGAGTATGCAGTATTAGAAGATCAAAGTGCGGAGCTCTTTTTTAGTGCTCATGAGCATGAAACATTTTTGGCGTGGGCAGAGGAGCTTCAACCTCCAGATCCACAGTACGGTGATCCACCAAATGGGAAACCTATACTTTCATCGTATTTCCATCAGCTCGATGTTTTCGATGAGCAAGTATTTTACTATGTACACTATACCATTAATTCAACTACAAGGATTATTCCTCGTCATCCATATAATACAATGAATGACCGGATGAAAAATTATTGTTTCTTCCAACTAGCTCAACTATCGTATATGACAATGTTAAACGAAGAGCAAAAGCAACAATTAAAAGATTTCTTGTTCTTTTTCTTTTTGTATGCTCATCCAGTGAACGAGGAGACGCTTTACGCCTTTTCATTCCAAGACCAATCGATAGTACATGCAAAAACGAATATTCGTCTGGAGCAATATCTTTCTTTTTACCATGATTATTTTTTTGAGCACGCCCACAACTATCAGGATTCATTAGTGTTAGCGCCTGAGGAAATAAACGCTTGTAAGCATCTTACGTTAGAGCTCTTAAAAACATTAGAGGGGAAATCGCATAAGCTTGCGATGCCTCAAGAAGAAGGGCTTGAGGAAATCATCCGGTTAATTAATGATGTGGACCACTTTTTACATATGTATAAGGAAAATAAATTAGCATTCTTTCAATTGCTAAACAACATGCTGTTAGAGGAGCTGTCCAATCCTTACCGAGAGCATTGTATGAGTATGTTATTACAAAATTACGCCATTTATATTTTGAATTTTCATTTTGATGAACTCCAAGCGTTAGTTGAGTATTTTCAAGACAACCCATTATTATGTAAATTTATACTCAATAAAATGTTTGCTGATACTATTTTTTTGCAGAAAATCATGAGGCAATCCAATATCGACATCAACAACTATCCGAAAATTACGCAGTTTTTCGACGAGGAAGCTAAAAGAATATATCTTGATTGATAGTAAAGGGAGAAAAGTAATATGACAGAAACAACAGGCTGGAAAAATAATGCGCAAGATCATCGATTTATTGCTTCATTTAGTGGTGGAAAGGATAGTGTCTTAGCTTTATATAAAGCATCGCAGGTAGGTCAAGCAATAGGTCTTATCGTGATGCTTGAGGAAGAAGGGCAACGCTCAAGGTCCCATGGGATGCCACCAGAGCTTATCCAGGCACAAGCAGACTCGATCGGATTACCTGTCTATACGGCTGCAGCAAGTTGGGCAGAATATGAGCATGTGTTCATTGGTCTTTTAGAAAATGCAAAAAATCAAGGGGCAGAGGTATTAGTGACAGGAGATTTAGACATGCCTGAACATGGCTGCTGGCATGATCAGGTGACAAAAAAGGCAGGATTAAAGCTGGGTATGCCTTTGTGGGAGATGAACCATCGTCAAGCTGTCGATGAATTTATTAACTTAGGATTTATCACGATGATTGTCACGGTCAACTTATCCTTAGGTATGACCGAAGAAGATTTAGGAAGAACACTTACCTACGAATATGTACAGGAGCTTGAAGCCCGCGGCATTGACCCTTGTGGGGAGGGTGGAGAATTCCATACAACTGTCATCGATGGACCACTTTTTAAGCAGCCTATTCATGTTCGGAAATGCTCAATTGTACGAGACGGAGACTATGCATTTCTACCTTTAGAACTTGCGTAAAATCACTCAAGAAAACCTTTAATGTGATGACCAATTCATTACATTAAAGGTTTTTTTACCTCAACTTGTCATTTTGTTTCATGTGTAATAAAATTATTACATATGAAAGATATACTAAAAGGTGATGAACTGTTAACAGTATTGGGTGCTCTGTCAAATCCTTATCGTTTAAAAATTATTGCTATTCTCCATCAAGAAAAGCGATATGTTAGTCAACTTGCAAGAGAGTTAGCAATCAGTAGACCATTACTATACTTACATTTACAAAAATTAGAAGAAGCTAACTTAATTAATGGCTATCACGAAGTTTCTGAAAGTGGCAAAACGATGAAGTATTACACGCTAAACCCTTTTAGCATTACATTAAATGCCGATTTCATTGCCCAAGTTGCTAGCGGCATAACGGATAAAAAAAGAAAGGAATAACATTGTTTTAGATGGTTTACTAATTATGAAGGGAGTTGATGAAATGTCGTCCATGTCCATTTCAATCTTTTCGGCATTCTTTGCTTTGCTGCCACTGATTGTTCTTGTTATTATTTTTGTCTTTGTAATAAGCGTTATCCGTCGTATGGAACGTCGTGCAGAGGAACGTTTAACATTAGATAAAGAAACAGCCCATTTGCAACAACTGCAAATTCAGGAAATTAATAACCGTTTAACAAATATTGAAAATATCCTAAAACAAATTGATTAAAGTACAAAGGTTCTTACCTCTGTACTTTTTTAATTCAATTTTTCTTTTAAGAGGGTATAAAAACAATTCGATATTGTCTAAAATAACATTTGACTGGACACTAATTGGTGTCATATAATTAAGACACCAATCAGTGTCCTATTAGAAAGGGTGGTGGTTTTGAGTAACAATCATCAAGAGCGTGACGTCTATGTAGCCATTGCTGATCCGACAAGACGAAAATTAATTGGTTTGTTGGCGGAGGTAGATGAGTTACCACTTCACGAATTAACCGCTCAATTTGACATGGGGCGTACTGCCGTATCGAAACATTTGGCCATCCTCAAAGATGCAGGTCTTGTTATGGCTCGCAAGGAAGGTAGAGAGACCAGGTATCGGCTGAATGCAGCACCATTGAAAGAAATACAAGATTGGGTCTCGTTTTATGAAGGATTTTGGAAAGAAAGAATATCAAAACTACATCTTTTATTGGAGGAAAACAAATGAAACCAGATGTATCATTAGATTTTAAATTTACAAGTTCCATCGAAAAAGTGTGGCATGCGTTAACAGATCCAGAGACGCTTGCAAAATGGATTTGGAGCAATGATTTTCAGCCAATCGTCGGCCATCAATTTCAATTCCGTGCTGAGCCAAATGAATGGTGGGATGGTATTGTAAATTGTGAAGTACTTGCAGTTGAAGAGCCTCATAAATTATCATACACGTGGTCTAGTGCTGGCGAAACAACAACAGTAACTTGGACACTTACAGAACAATCTGATGGAACTACACAGCTTCACCTCGACCAAAGTGGATTTAGTGAAGAAACAAAAGCTCGTCAAGGAGCTATTGAAGGGGCTAAATATGCTTGGACAAATATGGGTTCACAGCTTGAAAAAGTATTAGCCTAATCATCGTCATTCAAATAACCTTACAATGAAGAACGCAATTCCTTAGCAAGAATTGTGTTCTTTCATTTTCTAACAAGCCTAATACACATGAAAGGATCACGACATGAAGATCAATCAACTCATTGCCAATAATATCAACCGTTTAGATGTAGTTTTACCAGAAGATCAATCACTAGGAATTGCAGGGTTGTCTGGCTCAGGGAAAACGACATTTTGTCAAACGATTGGGGAGGAATCCAAAAAACGTCTCGTTTCTTTATTACCTAAGTCTGAATATCAATATTTGTTTCCAAACATTATGGAAACGAACTTCAGTGCGATTCAAATGGAGGACATGCCATTAGTTCTTTTCCTAGGGAAATCATCTATCTCTACAAATCCTCGTTCAACAATTGGTACACATACAGGTGTTTTTAAAGAAATACGTGATCGTTTGGCAGAAGAATTTCAGCTGTCTCCAGAGGTTTTTTCCTTTAATAACGCTTTAGGCTGGTGTCCTGCATGTAAAGGACGAGGCACGACGAAAAATGTAGAGTGTAAAAAATGTCAGGGTAAACGCTATAGTCCAGAAGTGGAGCAACATCGACTAACTTTATGGAATGAACCCTATAGCATTTCTGATATTCATAATTTAAGCATCGAGGCTATCTATTCTTTATCAAATGAATTAACAATTAGCGAAGAAAAACAGCATATACTTCAAAATATCATTCATATGAACATTGGCTACTTAACATTGAATCGTATTATGGGGACGTTATCAGGTGGGGAATTAACTCGACTTTACTTAGCAGAATTCATGGCAACGAGCGAAAATACAGTCATCATTGTCGATGAAATATCGGTTGGTTTGGACCATGATACGTTATTAAAAATATTGGAGCAAATTCAACAACTGGGCCATAAAAATCAAATTTGGCTTATCGATCATTCAGATACGGTGCTCGACACTGCAGACAAGCCTTTATTCTTCGGACCAGGTAGTGGGAAATACGGTGGGAAAATTGTAGACGAGTCCCCTCGACCACAGCCAATTTATTGGGAACGAAATCAGGTAATGCCCACTACCTACTACCAATTCCAAGACCTCCATTGTCGGAATATCCAAATGGACAGAATAGAAATTCCTAAAAATCGACTTGTTACTTTTACAGGGGAATCTGGTTGTGGAAAATCAACACTTGTCAATGAATGTATATCGAAAGATTTTGTTAAACGCTATCCAAAGGATAAACTTGTGATGGTTGGACAAGATCGTAATCAATCCATTACAAGTAGATCTACTGTCGCAACATTCCTCGATATTAAAAGGAAATTAACAAAATATAGTGAGGAGATTGAAGATATTTTTCAACGTTCGATTGAGGATATCATTGATGAACTCCCTAATGAAGACATCGCCCATAAGCGGTTAAGCTTGCTGATAAAATTAGGACTTGGCTATTTAACATTGGAAAGAAAGACACAATCCCTTTCTACTGGTGAATTCCAATGTGTACATCTTGTCTCAGAGTTATTTGCGAATTCTCGAAACCCACATACACTATTTATTTTTGACGAGCCGTCTAAAGGGTTATCTCAAAATATTTTAAATCAGTTCATTGATAGTGTAAGGGACATCCTTGAAGATGAATCCATTTCCATCATCATGATTGAGCACAATGCCTATATGCTCGAAAGCTCAGATTTTATCATTGATTTTGGGAAAAGACAGCAGGAGCCTGTGACACATCTTGAGGTGGTCAGTCAAGAAGACTATTTTAATCAAGTGAAGCATTCACAAAACATAGCTCCTTTACACATTGCGTCAACACTTGATTCTAGAAATGGCATTCAATACTTAGAAGACCATCAGATTAGCTATTTTAAAATGGCGGAAAATATTTATAAAGGGGGAATCTTAAAAAGCCTATCCTCTATGGCTCGACTTATATACAGTGATTACGAATCGAACAGGATTGCCCCAGTCATTGCTATTGATCTAGAGCGACATTTATATAGCCAATATAGTTTTCTCTATGAAATTGGGGGGCTTATTAACCATATTGTCGCTTCACATCCAACGAATAAGGATACAAGAAGCTTTGATTTCTTTAGCCAAGAAAATCACTGTCCAAGCTGTTCGGGGCGATTAGAAATAGAAAAATTCGATTTTGATATCGTAGTACAAAATAAAAATGTGCCATTTTGGGACGGTTTATTACATCCAGATGTGATGGATGTCTTAAAATACTACCAACATTCAAAATTAGAATTCCTCTTTGAAGAGATTAAAAATGAACTTGGCCAGGATATAAGTAAAAGCTACAATGAAATGACAGAAGAAGAAAAACATACATTTTTATATGGCTATTGGGATCAATCTTTTTATGATAAGACAACGAAATCCTCGAAAAAATGGGAGGGCTTTAATTTAATCATTGGCCGCTATATTGTCATTTCGAAATCTAAGATAAAAGAGCAAATGAAAGAAACAAGAAAAATGGTGCCTTGCCCAATCTGTCATGGCACAGTGCTTAATCATCAGAAGAAATTACGATTTGGGGACACCGATATCCGAGACTTAATCCATCAGTCACTGGATGAAGTCATTAAAATTGTAGGGAGCTTACCACAATTAGAAAAAATGAAAGCAATCGTTGGTGGAGATATGTCGTTACTCCAAGATGTCTCCTTGTTGCCAAGAGAAACGCAAGTAGCGTTGAAAATGCTGGAATTGGAGCTTGCAAGCTTTGTAGGGTATGAAATCGTTCTGCAAAACGCTTTACCATTCTGGGAAAAAATCGAAAGCAATTTAGACGTTATTAGCCGAAAAAATCAAGTAACAATCTGTGATTTTGCTAATATTTACGAGACGAGAGAAGCAATGATCGACCAGTATTTTACGAATGGCAAATACAAAAAACTTACCTATGTATATGAGGCGTTTGGCTACAAAAAAATCGTCACTCAAATCAACAAAGTTAAAGCAAATCATACTTGCCCATTCTGTAAAGGGAAAAAGGTTCTTTCAGAGGATGGTCTACATGATGGCGTCTACAAATTAACCGTCCCTTGTGTTAGCTGTGGTGCAAGTGGTATTAATGAAGAGGGGCGTCAGCAAATCGTCGATGGTATTGCTGTACAAACTTGGCTAACAGGAAAGGTAAGGGATGTGGTAAAAGAAGGCTCTCATCTTGAGGCTGTTGCTCATATTCCAATTTTCAATCGCATTCGTGAGTTAAATAAACAAGAAATGATGGCGGTCTATCAATACTTACAACATAATAACTAAGCTCAACTTGTTAGAAAACCCATTTGCGCACAGCAAGTGGGTTTACTTCATTTGATTAATCACACTAATTTTTCCAAAAAAGTTAACATTCAGTGTCGTCTTTGCCATTTTAATCGTACTATAAAGGTAGCTGGATTGGCAGTAAAAGGGAGGTTATTCTTTGGTCAAAAAAGTACTGTTATTTGGAGATATTGGCATTGATGATACGGTTGCCTTAATTTATGCAAGGCTAAATAAAGAAATAGAAATTGTGGGCTTAGTTGCAGACTACGGAAATGTCTCGCGAGAAGATGCGGTGTCCAATATTTATTATGTGATGAAATTATTCGATTTCCCACAGGGTATTCCCGTTATTTTGGGAGCAGAGGTTCCTTTAACGGGGGAACAACCCACTTACTACCCAGAGATTCACGGACAACGAGGGCTGGGACCTATTGTACCAAATGACGATCACGAATTAAAAATTGAAAACTTTTTTGAAATTGTCAATATAATTGAAAGGTATAAGGATGAGGAGCTTATTATTGTCAATATTGGTCGGTTAACCTCACTAGCTACAATGTTTATCCTTTACAATGACCTAATGAAAAATATCAAGGAATACTATATTATGGGTGGTGCGTTTTGGGTTCCTGGAAATGTCACTACAGTGGCAGAAGCGAATTTTCATGGTGATCCGTTTGCTGTGAAAATTGTGCTAACCTACGCAACGAATGTAACAATCATTCCATTGAATGCCACACAAAAGGCAATTGTTACACCAGGGATGGTGGACTATATTGATTCATTTGGGCAAACAAAAATCCTTAAACCATTAATGGACTACTATACTCGTTTTTATCAAGAACGGGACCCTTCTTTATTAGGAAGCCCCGTCCATGATGCATTAACGTTGATGGCAACAATTTATCCTGACATGTTTATCTATGAGTCCTATCCGGTCATCATTGTGGATAAACTTGAAGGTCCGGCAAGAGGGCAAAGTATTGCCGAAACACGGCCATATGAAAATGGTAACAATGGAGCAAAAAGACATCGTATTGCCTTTGATATTCATTATGACAAGTTCTTTCATAACTTTTTGTCTATCATGACAGGTCAATTAGTTTGAGCCTATTCAAAAACCCCATCTCGTAGGATCACAAATTTAACATTGACATTCACTTTCATATCTTTATACATTTTATGCCATTTTTCTTTTGTCAGCTTAGAATGTCTCACAGAACTTCTATATTTCTCGGCAAAGCCAAAAATATCCGATTCGACTTCCTGACTATGCGCGATTACTCTTTCAATTTCCTTTGTTAGTTTCTTCTCGATTGCATCCTGTAGTATTTTTACATTCTTCGCGTCGCCTAAATTCATATCAGGATATACCTCTAAAACTCTTGACCGAATGTCGATGTTAAGATCAAACTCTGGTGTATCGGCATTCACTAATTTTATCTTTCTATTTGAATGGATGGCATCAAAGGCCACAGTTATTTTTTCTGCAGGTTTTTGAAGAACTTTAGATGGAATATCCTCTTTGTCTAAGATCGTTTCAAACAATCCAACTTTAAAGGTGTCTCGGACAATTTTAACGTAAAAGCTATCGTTTGCTGGAAGGGAACCCACCATTTTGCTCCCTTTAAAAAGAGCTACGCCACTTAATTCAACAAGCTCGCCATTTCTTTTAATAATTGGCATCGCTAAATCTTTCCCAAATGAATAGTAATCATGTGCGATTTGATGGAGTGTAGCCGAAATCATATATTCCTGTCTTACATTTTGTTCGATTAAACGAAATATATGTTGGCCAATATCCTCGATATCTTTGTATTCGTAGCTCAATAATGAGGATGTTTTACCCTCTACCACAGCCATATAGACACTATTACTAACACTAGCGTTTTCTAGGTTTGTATCTATATAATAGTGCAAACTTTCTTTTGCTAAATCGTCACCAAACAAGACAACCCTCATTTGACCGACCATGATTTTTTTTGAAAGCCTGCGATTCGCCTCCATACGATTTCCTTTACTTGTTTCATTTTCGGTTGTTAAAACTTCTACATTACTTTGAAATTCTGGATTTACTTCACGTATAACGGCTGTCGTCGCAATTTTTTCTTCAGTTCCTTTATCATAACCAATCAATGTAGTTAATCCTATTTTATCTAAAATATTTGTCTGCACACATCCATATAAAAAAATAAATGATATAAAAACAATAAAACAGCATTTAAGTTTGTTCATCTTTTTTCACCTTCTTTGATGTGAAGTTCTTTTTCAGCACGGCAAGCATCCATAGCAAAATAGGGTAAACAAAGATTACGTAAAATGCCACATGCCCAAAAATCGTATTAATCGTATTAATCTGAGTACGTGTTTGTATGATTAATGTACCGATAAACACAAAGAAAGAGAGTAACCAAACAAACTTTGTCCCGCTTATATTGACTAAACGAATAGCCCCTCGGTAAGCAGCCCATAAATAAAGACACATATTCGGCAAAATGATTAACATCCAATAACAAACGGCGATAAATTCAAAGCGCTCTATAAAAGGAAAGCTAATAAAACTAAATAATGTTAATGTGGCCCATATCGTTTTTAATAATTTACCTTCACTATAATAGGTAATTGACACCAGCATAACGGATAAATAGATAAAGGTTGTAAACAGCAAACCTAAATGAACATGTTTTTGAACATTTTTCTTTTCTTTTACAAAGGGATAAATAACGTTTAAGACCTCAAAGCCAATAATAGTGAAAGTCATTGAAAAGGTACCTTTTAAAATCGAACGAAAGTCATTTTCCAGAACCGGTAATAAACTTTCTGCTACTGAATACTTCAAAGGAAAAGCCAACATAGGAAAAATCCATAAGGAAAGTATAATACTAAAAAAGGCCAGACCTACAATTACGCGTAGCCCTCCAGTAAATGCATAAATAACGACAATGAGTAAAGTTGCTGACAGAAACCATGTCCCTATTCCAGGAAACAACCACACTTGGATTACTTCAATATAATTTCGTAAAACGGAAAAGAATGCTACCGAGCAATATAATACATACATGGCATTGAATAAATTGCCTATCCATTTGCCAAAGATATCTTGTTGAATGCCATATAAATCATTGGAGCCATAAATCTCTAATGTTTTAATCATAAAAAATGCGACGATATGAGAGGCAATCCCTGCTAGTAAAACTGAAATCCATGCGTCTTGTCTTGCATCTTGATAGACAATTCGTTGAAATCCCTGTATACCAACCCCAACTTGTGCGCCATGTATGACAAAAAACAGTAAATAAGCGCTAATCATATCTTTAGGGCTAAGTTGTATAGGTTTTGTCATTTTACTTCACCTTCATTTCAACTTTTTTCCGGTTTTACAGGTTGAGGCTCAAATTTATTTTCATCTTTTGGTCTAGTTAAAGCAGGTCTTTTCGCTGTTAAAGGTACAGGCATTCTGATGATGCTATCTCGAATTTCTTTCATTCTAGGTGGATAGAATGGAGACATATACGGAGCACCCAAACTTGTCTGGCGTTTAAGATGAATAAGAATAAAACAGAAAGCCAACATGATACCATAAAATCCCCAGAATCCTGCTAGTATAATAATTGGAAAGCGAATAAGACGAATAACGTTCCCCATCATATAACTAGGTGACGTGAAAGAAGCCAGAGCACTTAAAGCAATAATGATCAGTAATATATTACTTGTAATACCAGCTTGTACCGCTGCAGTACCAATTACAATACCGCCTACGATACCAATTGTTTGGCCGATTTTCGTGGGCAATCTTGCTCCCGCTTCTCTCAGCAACTCAATAATAAATTCCAGCAGCAATGCCTCAAATATCGGTGGAAAAGGTACTAACGCCCTTGATTCACTTAAAGGTACTAAAAAGGCTTGTGGTATGACTTCATAATGAAAGGTTACAGCTGCTACATAAAATGGTGTTAAATAGACGGATATAAAGAAGGCAGCTAAACGTAATAATCTTAGAAAAGTGGCAATTTGCCATCTTAAGTTTTGATCTTCCTGACTTTGGAAAAACTCTGTAAACGCTTGTGGGCAAACAATAGCCATGGAGCTGCCATCTACAAGAACACCCACTTTGCCATCCAAAAGAGCATCGCATAATCTATCTGGCCTTTCAGTCATAAGCATTTGTGGGAAGACTGATAACGAATTATCATCAATCATTTCTGCCAAAACTGCGCTATCTAATAACTGATCAATATCAAGGTCTGATATTCGTTGACGCAATGTATTAACCATTTGATCGGAGGCAATACCACTCATATATAAAATGGAAACTGATGTATTCGTCCGCCTGCCAATTTTGAGCTTTTCATTACAAAGCTCAGGACTCACTATGTAGCGACGAATTAACGAAATATTTGTAGCTAGGCTTTCATTAAATCCAACCTGTGTGCCAATTACCTGAGATTCATTTTCAGGCGCTGATAATGCTCTAGATTCCCTTGTAGCAATATCAACCAATAGAACGTTAGAGTAGCCATCGACATGAATCAAAACAGATCCATTGACCATGGATTTTACAGTTTCCCTAAGTAAACTGGTTTCATTCACTTCAGGAACAGAAAGAGAAATCTCAATATCCTCCGGTTTTTCATATGGATGATTCTGTAAAATTGCTATAATATCATTATTTAACGTTTGGTTATCGACTAAATTTTCAATATAAATAAGGGTAAGATTTGGTGGAATAGATTTTATAATTAAATCAGCTGGATTATTAGTAGCAGTTTTAATCGATTGAATAAAATGATCTGTCGCTTGAGCAACCCTTACTAGGTTTTCTTTAGGCGCCTCTTTTGTTGGTGGTGGTTGTTTTTTATTGAAAGGTAGTTTAAATTTCATTTTAAATAAAAGGCTCCCTTCATGGTTAACTTCGTTTATAGAATAGGCTTTAAAAGGGGATTCTATACTTTTTTCTGCAAGTTTGCAGTGGACAGCATTTAACAAAAAGTGGTAGTATTATAGGTATCTTAAAACAGAACGGAGTTTAGACCATTATGCTAAAACTGATTATCGCAAATTAAATTCCATGGAATTTAATAGTGGGGCATTTCTATAATTTTTAGGAAATTATAGGGTTTATATGGTATTGCCCTTTTGCGATAACGAAGAGAAGCATGATCATGTCTAATCCACAGTAAAACTGTTAGCTAATTTTGGTAGCTAGCTTTATTTTCTGTGTAACCAAGGACTTTATGAGTGTGTGCTCATAAGGTCTTTTTCTGTTTTTAGGAGGTGATGATTCCCAACAAAAAGGACGTAGTGAAATAAAAGGAGGGAATTGAAGTGGAAAAATATGAACTAGTATTTGATTATCGTCATGATGAAAAATTAAAGGCAAGTTTTAATGATTTAGCAATCAAGACATTTGGTTTAGATTTTCGAGACTGGTACAACAAAGGATATTGGAATGACCAGTATATTCCGTACTCATTTGTTATGGAAGGTAGAGTCATTGCCAATGCCTCGATTAGTACAATGTCGTTAGTAATCAATGGTGAGCGACTAAACGGCATTCAAATCGGTACAGTCATGACCGACGAAAACTATCGTAATCAGGGTTTATCTAAGCAGTTGATGCAGGAGATTCTCAATAAATACGAAGATATCTGTGATGTCATGTATCTTTTTGCCAATAACACTGTATTGGATTTTTATCCAAAGTTCGGCTTTACACGGATTCATGAAAGTGAATTTAGCTTAGATCTCACAAAAAAAACTATTCAACCGAACAATGCTACCTTACAGCGACTAACAATTGAACAGGATCTTGTCATTCTAGAAAACTATGCGAAAAATCGTCAAGTCAATTCTAGTATTATTGATGTCG is a genomic window containing:
- a CDS encoding spore germination protein, which translates into the protein MKFKLPFNKKQPPPTKEAPKENLVRVAQATDHFIQSIKTATNNPADLIIKSIPPNLTLIYIENLVDNQTLNNDIIAILQNHPYEKPEDIEISLSVPEVNETSLLRETVKSMVNGSVLIHVDGYSNVLLVDIATRESRALSAPENESQVIGTQVGFNESLATNISLIRRYIVSPELCNEKLKIGRRTNTSVSILYMSGIASDQMVNTLRQRISDLDIDQLLDSAVLAEMIDDNSLSVFPQMLMTERPDRLCDALLDGKVGVLVDGSSMAIVCPQAFTEFFQSQEDQNLRWQIATFLRLLRLAAFFISVYLTPFYVAAVTFHYEVIPQAFLVPLSESRALVPFPPIFEALLLEFIIELLREAGARLPTKIGQTIGIVGGIVIGTAAVQAGITSNILLIIIALSALASFTSPSYMMGNVIRLIRFPIIILAGFWGFYGIMLAFCFILIHLKRQTSLGAPYMSPFYPPRMKEIRDSIIRMPVPLTAKRPALTRPKDENKFEPQPVKPEKS
- a CDS encoding GNAT family N-acetyltransferase → MEKYELVFDYRHDEKLKASFNDLAIKTFGLDFRDWYNKGYWNDQYIPYSFVMEGRVIANASISTMSLVINGERLNGIQIGTVMTDENYRNQGLSKQLMQEILNKYEDICDVMYLFANNTVLDFYPKFGFTRIHESEFSLDLTKKTIQPNNATLQRLTIEQDLVILENYAKNRQVNSSIIDVEQNETLLMFYFTIVFHDAIYYLEDLETIVLMEEDGGVINIYDIISIRPFDAETVLASVVKDTTKKVVFYFTPDFTLEGMTATIIPNDDDALFVLSKKPLLEGNFMFPLTSHS